Proteins co-encoded in one bacterium genomic window:
- the rpsC gene encoding 30S ribosomal protein S3: MGQKVHPYGFRVGTLYGWQSNWFAEKNYAEQLHEDVRIREFIKKKLYHAGISKVVIERTGDKIVINIHTARPGILIGKRGAEVDMLRKELKAYTAADVFINIKEIRKAELDAQLVAENIATQLERRVAFRRAMKKAMISTMKFGAEGIRIQCSGRLGGAEMGRREWYRDGRVPLHTLRAEIEYGFAEARTTYGVIGVKCWIFKGEVGDRELKRGPLSQDHRSETPR, translated from the coding sequence ATGGGTCAAAAAGTCCATCCCTACGGCTTCCGGGTCGGCACCCTCTACGGGTGGCAGTCCAACTGGTTCGCCGAGAAGAACTACGCCGAGCAGCTCCACGAAGACGTTCGGATCCGAGAGTTCATCAAGAAGAAGCTCTATCACGCGGGCATCTCGAAGGTCGTCATCGAGCGCACCGGTGACAAGATCGTGATCAACATCCACACCGCGCGCCCCGGCATCCTGATCGGCAAGCGCGGCGCCGAGGTCGACATGCTCCGGAAGGAGCTGAAGGCCTACACGGCGGCGGACGTGTTCATCAACATCAAGGAGATCCGCAAGGCCGAGCTCGACGCGCAGCTCGTCGCCGAGAACATCGCGACCCAGCTCGAGCGCCGCGTCGCGTTCCGGCGGGCCATGAAGAAGGCGATGATCTCGACGATGAAGTTCGGTGCCGAAGGCATCCGGATCCAGTGCTCGGGTCGCCTCGGCGGCGCCGAGATGGGTCGCCGCGAGTGGTACCGCGACGGGCGCGTGCCGCTGCACACGCTCCGCGCCGAGATCGAATACGGCTTCGCCGAAGCGCGCACGACCTACGGCGTGATCGGCGTGAAGTGCTGGATCTTCAAGGGCGAGGTCGGTGACCGTGAGCTCAAGCGCGGTCCGCTCTCGCAGGATCACCGCTCCGAGACGCCTCGATAA
- the rplV gene encoding 50S ribosomal protein L22 encodes MADANTVKASLSNYRVSAQKARLVADQIRGKGVEEALNLLDLSPKRIAAPIAKLVRSAVANAEQKNENQHAGIEIDDLVVSTIYVDEGPSMWRIRPRAQGRAAWIQKRTATINVELSER; translated from the coding sequence ATGGCTGATGCAAACACGGTCAAGGCCTCGCTCAGCAACTACCGCGTGAGCGCGCAGAAGGCGCGGCTCGTGGCGGACCAGATTCGCGGGAAGGGCGTCGAGGAAGCGCTGAACCTCCTCGACCTCTCGCCCAAGCGGATCGCCGCTCCGATCGCGAAGCTCGTCCGTTCCGCCGTGGCGAACGCCGAGCAGAAGAACGAGAACCAGCACGCCGGGATCGAGATCGACGACCTGGTCGTGTCCACGATCTACGTCGACGAAGGCCCGAGCATGTGGCGCATCCGCCCGCGTGCGCAGGGTCGGGCCGCCTGGATCCAGAAGCGCACGGCGACGATCAACGTCGAACTCTCAGAGCGCTGA
- the rpsS gene encoding 30S ribosomal protein S19: MARSLRKGPYVDPSLQRKVDKLGSGGGKGVIKTWSRRSMITPDFVGLTFHVHNGKLFMPVFVTENMVGHRLGEFAPTRKFTGHASDKKVKR; the protein is encoded by the coding sequence ATGGCACGTTCACTTCGCAAGGGGCCGTACGTCGATCCGAGCCTTCAGCGGAAGGTCGACAAGCTGGGATCCGGCGGCGGCAAGGGCGTCATCAAGACGTGGTCGCGCCGCTCGATGATCACCCCGGATTTCGTGGGCCTCACTTTCCACGTTCACAATGGGAAGCTCTTCATGCCCGTCTTCGTGACGGAGAACATGGTGGGGCACCGCCTCGGTGAGTTCGCGCCGACCCGGAAGTTCACGGGCCACGCGAGCGACAAGAAGGTGAAGCGCTGA
- the rplB gene encoding 50S ribosomal protein L2, translating to MPVKKYKPTSAGRRNMSVSDFAEITRGRPERSLTKGLVKKSGGRNNNGRITSYHRGGGARRRFRSIDFRRNKIDVPAKVAAIEYDPNRSANIALLHYADGEKRYILSPLGLNVGDTVLSSANAEIHPGNAMPLSKIPLGTQLHAIEMKPGKGAQLVRSAGTSAQLMAREGKMATLRLPSGEMRMVHIDCLATIGEVGNSEHENQRIGKAGRSRWLGKRSNVRGVAMNPVDHPMGGGEGRSSGGRHPCTPWGKPTKGAKTRKNKQTDKYIVKRRGKK from the coding sequence ATGCCGGTCAAGAAGTACAAGCCGACTTCGGCAGGCCGCCGCAACATGAGCGTGTCCGACTTCGCGGAGATCACCCGCGGTCGGCCGGAGCGCTCGCTGACCAAGGGCCTCGTCAAGAAGTCCGGCGGCCGCAACAACAACGGGCGAATCACGTCGTATCACCGCGGTGGCGGTGCGCGTCGTCGCTTCCGCTCGATCGACTTCCGTCGCAACAAGATCGACGTGCCGGCCAAGGTCGCCGCGATCGAGTACGACCCGAACCGATCGGCGAACATCGCGTTGCTCCACTACGCGGACGGCGAGAAGCGCTACATCCTGAGCCCCCTCGGCCTCAACGTCGGCGACACGGTGCTGTCCTCGGCGAACGCCGAGATCCACCCGGGCAATGCGATGCCGCTCTCCAAGATCCCGCTCGGTACGCAGCTCCACGCGATCGAGATGAAGCCGGGGAAGGGCGCGCAGCTCGTCCGATCGGCGGGGACCAGCGCGCAGCTCATGGCCCGCGAAGGCAAGATGGCCACGCTCCGTCTGCCCTCCGGCGAGATGCGGATGGTCCACATCGACTGTCTCGCGACGATCGGTGAGGTCGGTAACTCCGAGCACGAGAACCAGCGCATCGGCAAGGCGGGCCGGTCCCGCTGGCTCGGCAAGCGGAGCAACGTTCGCGGCGTCGCGATGAACCCGGTCGACCATCCGATGGGTGGCGGCGAGGGCCGATCTTCGGGTGGACGCCACCCGTGTACGCCCTGGGGCAAGCCCACCAAGGGTGCCAAGACGCGCAAGAACAAGCAGACGGACAAGTACATCGTCAAGCGACGAGGGAAGAAGTAA
- a CDS encoding 50S ribosomal protein L23, which yields MDLHEVIQRPIVTEKSAIAREEANIATFRVDPAATKHEIRRAVEMLFEVQVENVRTMNQPGKKKRVGKKIGRKPSWKKAIVELAPGHTIEYFEGV from the coding sequence ATGGACCTCCATGAAGTGATTCAGCGACCGATCGTGACGGAGAAGAGCGCCATCGCCCGTGAAGAGGCGAACATCGCGACCTTCCGCGTCGATCCGGCCGCCACCAAGCACGAGATCCGCCGAGCCGTCGAGATGCTCTTCGAGGTGCAGGTCGAGAACGTGCGCACGATGAACCAGCCCGGGAAGAAGAAGCGCGTCGGCAAGAAGATCGGCCGCAAGCCCTCCTGGAAGAAGGCGATCGTCGAGCTGGCCCCCGGCCACACGATCGAATATTTCGAGGGAGTCTGA